The Suncus etruscus isolate mSunEtr1 chromosome 15, mSunEtr1.pri.cur, whole genome shotgun sequence genome contains the following window.
gctatctctccggccccagaaatactCTTATATGCCCTCAGGACCTCACCTGTTTTCACACTTCTGGGTACCTCCTAGTCAAGAGAGAATGGTGACGTTTATGCTCTCCCAGGCTGACAGGGTAGATTAATGGTCTGGTGTGGAAAGGATGAACTTGTGTTTATCAGTTCCTAACTGACTGCTACTACTACAAAGGCTATACAGACCACACTGAGGAATCACATCCGGGCCACCTCTGTACCAGCACACAACAAAGCACCAGATACATGCTGGACACAtgacttgcccccccccccccagaaataGCAGGATCTAATCCCCAACTCACTGGGGACCTTGGATGCTTGCTCAGTCCTGTGCAATATCAAGAGTGATTTCCTGCCTGCCAGAGGGAAAAGAATGACCAGAATAGTGGTTTCATTTGATAAGCACTTGATTTTTATTGCACAGAAGCAATTGAAAGTGGACTTCAGTGGAAAAGTGTGCCCTGGCATAATTCAGTGGCCAGAGCCCGCCCTACCCGCTCCGGCTCTTCCAGATTTGAGAGTTCTGGGCAAGGGCTCCGTTCACTCCTTTGGAAAACAGAAGGCATTTGGGAATAGGTTAAGACATCTCAAGCATAATGTGTTTCTAACTGCTCATTCATTATTGCGGTCACCTGTCAGTTGCACATACAGGAAATAAATGCACTTATTGGGAAAGGAAGGGGCCAGCTGTGGTAGTCAAGTGTTTACGTGGGCCATTCAGTACATAGCACATTCAGCTACATAAGCGATCAGAATTGTCCATCGGCCAGAGGAGGGTGTGGGGCGTGGGAGGGGGAcatggggtggggttgggagtTGCCCTCTCTTGCTAACAATATTGCTAAGTAGAAATTCCTATTTGGTAACGGAGGGTCCATCACCTAAGCAGACTTTCTTCTGACTCAAagacagggaagaaaaaagatgaacatTCATTCCGTCAACCCTTGAGTTCCTGGACCCTCGTTGAGTCTCTTTGGCTATTCTGGTTGTGCCACACTCTCCCTGCCTTACTTCTCCCCTTTCGTGGCCTTGTCTTCCGTGGCCTTCTCCGGAGgcctgctgtctctctggtctgtGCTGGAGGATTTCTCGACCTTTTCCGTCTTACCTTTGCCGGGCAAAGCAGCCTCTTTGCTGGGCTCCTCCTTGCCTTGGGCCTCTGTTTTGGGTTTCTCCTCAGGTTTCTTGGCTTCTGTGGCCTTCTCCTCCTTGGACTCTTTCTTCTCGGGGACTACTGGTGTCTCTTCCTTCTTTGGTTTTTCTGGCTCCTTCTCTGCGGCTTTGCTGACCTCTTTGGCCTTGGTATCTTCTGGTTCCTTCTTTGCCTCCTCAACCTTCTCTTTGGGTTTGGCTTCTTCTTTCACACTGGCAGGAGCCTCCTTCTCAGGAGTTACTGCCTTTTTCTTCTCAGCCTCCTCCTTCTTGGCTTCTCCCTTGGCTTCTTGGGGCTGTTCCACAGTGGGTTCTGTCTTCTCCCCTTCTGGCTTGGAAGCCTCTTTCTTCGGCCCCTCAGCTTTCGTGCCATCCTTCTCAGTTTTTGGTACACCTGGAGTTTTCTCTTCCTCTGCCTTCTTTGGGGGCTCTTTGACTTCCACTTCTTGGGGTTTCTCCTCCTTCGTGGGAGACTTTGCCTCTGCTTTCTTTGGGACCTCCTTCTCAGGGGCCTTCACCTCCTTCTCTGGAGATTTGACCTTCTCTTGGGACTTCACTTCTTCCGTGACAGGGCTTTTGGCCATCTCAGGGGACTTAATGTCTGCTGGAGACCTCACTTCCTCCTTTACTATGGTCTTAGCTTCTGGGGTCTTCACATCAAGAGTCTTGGCCTTATCAGGGGACTTGGCTTCCTCTTTGACTGGGGACTTGACTTCCACAGGGGACTTGGCCTTCTCTGGTGTCTTAGCTTCTTCTTTCTCTGGGGACTTGGCATTCTCTGGGGATTTGACCTCCACAGGAGACTTGGCCTTCTCTGGTGTCTTAGCCTCTTCTTTCTCTGGGGACTTGGCCTTTTCTGGGGATTTGACCTCCACAGGGGACTTGGCCTTCTCTGGGGATTTGACCTCCACAGGGGACTTGGCCTTCACTGGGGATTTGATCTCCACAGGGGACTTGGCCTTCTCTGGGGATTTGAGCTCCATGGGGGACTTGGCCTTCTCTGGGGACTTGGCTTCTTCTTTCTCTGGGACCTTAGCCTTCTCAGGGGGCTTGGCTTTCTCAGGAGACTTAACTTCCACAGGGGACTTGGCCTTCTCTGGGAATTTGGCCTCCACAGGGGACTTGACCTTCTCTGGGGATTTGACTTCCACAGGTGACTTGGCTTTCTCAGGAGACTTGACTTCTACAGGGGACTTGGCCTTCTCAGGGGACTTGACTTCAATAGGGGACTTGGCCTTCTCTGGAGACTTGACCTCTTCTTTCTCCGGGGACTTGGCTTTCTCAGGAGACTTGACCTCCACAGGAGACTTGGCCTTCTCTGGGGATTTGACCTCCACAGGAGATGTGGCCTTCTCTGGGGACTTGACTGCAGCTGGTGATTTTGCCTCTTCTTTCACGGGAGACTTAGCCTTCACTGGACTCTTCACCTCAGGAGGCAACTTTGCTTCTTCCTTCCCTGGTGACTTGACCTTCTCTGGGGACTTCACCTCAGCTGGGGACTTGGCTTCTTCCTTTGCAGGAGACTTGGCCTCCTCCTCAGGGGATGCAGTCTCTTCTTCTGGGGCAGACTTTTctgcttcttctcctccttctcctccttcctcctcttccccctcttcctcttcctcctcctcctcctctttggcctctttctcctcttcttcagtCACTTCTTCAGTAACTTGGATCTCCTCTGTCTGTTCTTCCACAATCACAGTTTCTTTCTCCGACTTTTCTACCACTTTGATCATCTCTTCACTTTTGACCTTTATGTGAGTAGTGGCAGAGGGAATTTTGGGGAGTCCTtctggaagggagaaaggaatagGACCAAAGCCAATCCGACACTCTTCACCCTCCAAGAGTTTCCTGCAGAATGGAGAACAGAacattttactctctctctctctctcactctttttttcatttctgttttgggtcacacttagggatcaaactggggattgagccagggtcagctaaatgcaaggcaaataccttagccTCTGGATTATCTTTTTCAGTCccaaaacattttactttttttttggggggggcacaactggtgaaactcaagggtcactcctggcttgagggaccatatgggatgcaggggatcgaaccaaagtctgtcctgggtcagcagtgtgcagggcaaacgcactatcactgtgctatcactccagccccttaacatttttgttttgttttgttttgtttttgaggccacccccatttaatgctcaggggttactcctggctaagcgctcagaaattgcccctggcttagggggaccatatgggacgccaggggatcgaaccgtggtctgttccttggctagcgcttgcaaggcagacaccttacctccagcgccacctcacctgcccctggCCCcataacattttacatttttttcttttcttttctttactttttttgttttcttgggccacacccacttgacactcaggggttactcctgactatgcgctcagaaattgctcctggctcagggaaaccatatgagacgcagggggatcgaactgcggtccgtcctaggctagcgcttgcaaggcaaatgatgccttacctctagcaccaccactccggcccttttacttttatttttttgaatcacacctagcactgcttagggatgactcctggctctgcactcaggaattactcctagcagtgctcaggggactgtatggaatgctggggataaaacccagcatggaccatatgcaaggccattgccctacctgctgtgccatctctctggcccagacatTTTACTCTTTCTCTGAGAACGTTGGTGAGTCTGGGTCTTTTTGGGTTCCCTTGTGGGCCTAAAGCATGCAGTGGCCTTGACTTTGGTGGGGATTAGAAAAGGTGACTCAGCAAGTCATTCCCACAGACCATATAGAACCTGCATCCCACTGGTGTTGCTCATGTTTCATGTAGCTGATGCTGCAGCTTATGAACTTAAATACCTGTACTGAAAAACTGCCTCCAAAGAATCCTGCATTGATGAAAACTACACTGTTGCCCCtcaattaaattaatattcaaGAGGAAGCTATAATCCTGAATCAACAATTCTGCCTTTATAGATTTGGGTTTAAGATCTCTTCGAAGGTCCTTTTGAATGTCAAGTTCTCCCATAACCCTTTTATCTTTGGGGGGAGGCATATCCagaggcactcaagggttactcctggctctgtgctcagaaatcactcctagcaggtttgggggaccatacaggatgccagagatcaaacctgggtcagctacgtgaaagataggggcaggagagatagcacagcggtaaggcgtttgccttagacctTAGacgaagaaggacagtggttcaaatcctggcatcccatagggtcccccgagcctgccaggagcaatttctgagcatagagccaggagtaacccctgagcactgccggggtgtgaccccaaaaaaaccaaccaaccaaacaaacaagaaagacaaatgccctacccatatcactctggcaccttcCATAACCTTTTTATCCCGTAGTTTTAGGTGAGAGCAGTTTCAATTTTTGGCTATTTAGTGCATATGTGATCTTGAACAAGCCTTTTTCCATATCTATAGGTGCTCAGGACACCAGATGCTGGGATTCAGGAAAAATACCTTAAtgtttgtactatctctctggcctctgagccaaacttttttttttttgattttgggccacacccttttgacgctcagtggttactcctggctatgcactcagaaatcacccctggcttggggggactttatgggacacccggggatcgaacctcagtccgtcctacgctagtgcttgcaaggcagacaccttacctctagcgccaccttcccagcccctgagcCAAACTTTTTAACTGTGGTCTCCTCACTGGTAGAAAGAAAGTCACAGACTACACAGAAAGTAGTTTCAATGagataatgaataaaaaataccAGGCAGAACCTGTCCCCATCAGTGTAGGCAAACATGGCAGTAATTACATCTTCCTTGTTTTATGCAAGGGAAGTAACTCAGCTGTATATCAGTTTCTGTGCATATGTGAGGCTCCAGGTTTCTTTTCCAGCACGGCAAAAATAaatacaggggtcagagagatagtatagcaggtaaggcacttggcttgcacgcacatgaccagagttcaatccccaataccccatatggtccctgtgcactGCATGGAGTAGTtgttgagcatttccaggtgtggcccaaaaagcaaaaacagaaactaaaaggcaggggccatagcaatagtatatcaggtagggcatttgacttgcacacagttgacccaggttcagtccgtggtatcccatatgttcccctgtacacttccaggagtagttcctcagtacaaagccaggagaccctgaccactgtcaggtgtgacccagaaagcaaaagtaaacaaataaacaaacacttaAATAGAAATTATAGCATAGAAATTAATTAGAATAAAATgccaattttgttgttgttgtcattttttgtttttgggtcacacctggtgatgctcaggggttactcctggctctgtgctcagaaattgctcctagcttgggatatgggatgacaaggattggacccaggtccatcctgggtcgtctgtgtgcaaggcaaatgccctactgctgtgctatcgctccggcccccaaatgccAATTTTGATTAGCAGATTTGCACTATCtgctttttgtcttgtttgtatggtttttggtccacacccagcagtgctcaggacttattccaagCTATTCACTCAACATTCATTCCTGATacccctcccaattttttttttaaatcaaatcactcctggtggggctcaggggattctATGGGATTTAACCAGTTCTTGTGCTAGGTGAATATTCTACCTTCTatactccctctctctctctctctctctctctctctctctctctctctctctctctctctctctctctctctctctctctctctctctctctctctctctttccttgcaGTCTGTCTTTTAGTAGGCTTCAGAATGATGCTGACTGTACTAGTTCACCAACCATGTTTCAGTGTCCCGTCTACGAACTAGAACAAGAGGTGGCAAACCAAGGGCCACCGGTCAGCACCTTGGATTTCCTGAGTCATTCAGCCTCTTTAGCAAAAAACTGCTGAGCTGGGAGGTTTCCACCTCTGAGGACTTTCTCTGGGCAGCCCAGAATTCCTACATTACTTAGAGGTTAGCTGATAGAAAGGACTGGCACCTTTTCCACACACCTCCTTCACAGAGTCACTGTTATCATCCCCTCTGTTGTAGAAGGAACCAAACCAGGAATCAAATGCTCAGAAACTCAAAAGCTAAGAAACCCTGACAGAGAGGCAGAGTTTAAAAGTCCCCTGAAAATTCAGGTACTTCCATTTTAACCTGTGGCTGGCTGGATTTGATGAGGAGGTGAGCAGATTTAACACTAAGTCATTATCCATtgtcttggggcccggagagatagcacagcggcgtttgccttgcaagcagctgatccaggaccaaaggtggttggttcgaatcccagtgtcccatatggtcccctgtgcctgccaggagctatttctgagcagacagccaggagtaacccctgagcatcgccgggtatggcccaaaaaccaaaaaaaaaaaaaaaaaaaaaaaaaaaagattcttgtcTTGGTGAGACCAGCAGgggaggtaaggtacttgctttgaacCAGAATGCagagaacccaggtttgatccccagcatgacaTATGATCTGctgggcactgctgagtgtggtccagaaatgaaaacaaaagtttttgtcttggtgtgacccaaaaaccaaaacaacaacaacaaaactggcATTTTATTGTAATCAATTTCTATGCTATAATTTctatttatgtgtttgtttatttgtttacttttgctttctgggtcacacctgacagtggctctgcactgaggaactactcctggaagtgtacaggggaacatatgggataccagggactgaacctgggtcaactgtgtgcgagtcaaatgccctacctgatatactattgctatggcccctgccttttagtttctgtttttgctttttgggccacaccttgaaaTGCTCAAAAACTACTCCAGACAGTGCACAGGGGTGACACACccgccttacatgcagccaaccccagttcaattcctgacaccacatatggtcccctgagctaccaCCAGGGGTcagttctgagcacaaagcagggaACAGCTTCTGAGCACAGCAGAACCATCCTCTCCACCCCTGCATCTCAGAGAAAAGTGACAGTTGCCAGGGgtagggaaaggaaaaggaagggaatggggagtTTCTACATAATGAGAAGACCTTCAGTTTGGGAAGATGATAAAAGTTCTAAAGATAGTggtgaggaggggctggagagacagcacagcagtagggcatttgctttgcagaacagacagtggttagaTTCCCGCCATTccgtatggttcccctgagccagccaggggcgacttctgagcacagagtcaggagtaacccaagcaccaccgggtgtggccaaaaaccaaaataaataaataaataaataaataaataaataaataaaaagatggtgatgagggggcctgagagataggatgtaggtaaggcatttgccttgcatgcagaaggacggtggttcgaatcccggaatcccatatggtcctcccaagcctgccaggagcgatttctgagcgtagatctaggaatagcc
Protein-coding sequences here:
- the NEFH gene encoding neurofilament heavy polypeptide isoform X2, yielding MSFGGADALLGAPFSPLLLGGGGLPLPYGAARKGSSARSAAGSSSGFHSWARTSASAAFSSASPCPGGRFRGASLSTDSLSTDTLSNGPEAASSAASSSEKEQLQVLNDRFAGYIDKVRQLEAHNRQLEGEAAALRQQQAGRAAMGELYEREVREMRAALLRLRAARGQLRLEQEHLLEDIAHARQRLDDEARQREEAEAAARALDRYAHEAEAARAQLQKKAQALQDECGYLRRAHREEVGELLGQIQGAGAAAQAHAQAQADARDALKCDVTAALREIRAQLEGHTVQSTLQSEEWFRVRLDRLSEAAKVNTDAMRSAQEEITEYRRQLQARTTELEALKGTKDSLERQRSDLEDRHQADIASYQDAIQQLDSELRSTKWEMAAQLREYQDLLNVKMALDIEIAAYRKLLEGEECRIGFGPIPFSLPEGLPKIPSATTHIKVKSEEMIKVVEKSEKETVIVEEQTEEIQVTEEVTEEEEKEAKEEEEEEEEEGEEEEGGEGGEEAEKSAPEEETASPEEEAKSPAKEEAKSPAEVKSPEKVKSPGKEEAKLPPEVKSPVKAKSPVKEEAKSPAAVKSPEKATSPVEVKSPEKAKSPVEVKSPEKAKSPEKEEVKSPEKAKSPIEVKSPEKAKSPVEVKSPEKAKSPVEVKSPEKAKSPVEVKSPEKAKPPEKAKVPEKEEAKSPEKAKSPMELKSPEKAKSPVEIKSPVKAKSPVEVKSPEKAKSPVEVKSPEKAKSPEKEEAKTPEKAKSPVEVKSPENAKSPEKEEAKTPEKAKSPVEVKSPVKEEAKSPDKAKTLDVKTPEAKTIVKEEVRSPADIKSPEMAKSPVTEEVKSQEKVKSPEKEVKAPEKEVPKKAEAKSPTKEEKPQEVEVKEPPKKAEEEKTPGVPKTEKDGTKAEGPKKEASKPEGEKTEPTVEQPQEAKGEAKKEEAEKKKAVTPEKEAPASVKEEAKPKEKVEEAKKEPEDTKAKEVSKAAEKEPEKPKKEETPVVPEKKESKEEKATEAKKPEEKPKTEAQGKEEPSKEAALPGKGKTEKVEKSSSTDQRDSRPPEKATEDKATKGEK
- the NEFH gene encoding neurofilament heavy polypeptide isoform X13, translated to MSFGGADALLGAPFSPLLLGGGGLPLPYGAARKGSSARSAAGSSSGFHSWARTSASAAFSSASPCPGGRFRGASLSTDSLSTDTLSNGPEAASSAASSSEKEQLQVLNDRFAGYIDKVRQLEAHNRQLEGEAAALRQQQAGRAAMGELYEREVREMRAALLRLRAARGQLRLEQEHLLEDIAHARQRLDDEARQREEAEAAARALDRYAHEAEAARAQLQKKAQALQDECGYLRRAHREEVGELLGQIQGAGAAAQAHAQAQADARDALKCDVTAALREIRAQLEGHTVQSTLQSEEWFRVRLDRLSEAAKVNTDAMRSAQEEITEYRRQLQARTTELEALKGTKDSLERQRSDLEDRHQADIASYQDAIQQLDSELRSTKWEMAAQLREYQDLLNVKMALDIEIAAYRKLLEGEECRIGFGPIPFSLPEGLPKIPSATTHIKVKSEEMIKVVEKSEKETVIVEEQTEEIQVTEEVTEEEEKEAKEEEEEEEEEGEEEEGGEGGEEAEKSAPEEETASPEEEAKSPAKEEAKSPAEVKSPEKVKSPGKEEAKLPPEVKSPVKAKSPVKEEAKSPAAVKSPEKATSPVEVKSPEKAKSPVEVKSPEKAKSPEKEEVKSPEKAKSPIEVKSPEKAKSPVEVKSPEKAKSPVEVKSPEKAKSPVEVKSPEKAKSPVEVKSPEKAKSPEKEEAKTPEKAKSPVEVKSPENAKSPEKEEAKTPEKAKSPVEVKSPVKEEAKSPDKAKTLDVKTPEAKTIVKEEVRSPADIKSPEMAKSPVTEEVKSQEKVKSPEKEVKAPEKEVPKKAEAKSPTKEEKPQEVEVKEPPKKAEEEKTPGVPKTEKDGTKAEGPKKEASKPEGEKTEPTVEQPQEAKGEAKKEEAEKKKAVTPEKEAPASVKEEAKPKEKVEEAKKEPEDTKAKEVSKAAEKEPEKPKKEETPVVPEKKESKEEKATEAKKPEEKPKTEAQGKEEPSKEAALPGKGKTEKVEKSSSTDQRDSRPPEKATEDKATKGEK